A single genomic interval of Rhinatrema bivittatum chromosome 12, aRhiBiv1.1, whole genome shotgun sequence harbors:
- the NXPH3 gene encoding neurexophilin-3 has protein sequence MQLTHCCFIFLVQGSIYLVICGQEETSEEEEHSDSKTQQRPRVQKKKGLASAKSRATPIPLQNATILDLLSSTPELWDVLESLSQQGQAPHSRIRRRPIVKTSKIKKMFGWGDFYSNIKTVKLNLLITGKVVDHGNGTFSVFFRHNSTGLGNVSVSLVPPTKMLEFNLEQQIYIEAKESKVFNCRVEYEKVERATKTGLCTYDPFKICYHEHTQTHVSWTCSKPFTVVCIYISFYTIDYRLVQKVCPDYNYHSDGPYYPSG, from the exons ATGCAGCTGACTCACTGCTGCTTTATCTTCCTCGTCCAGGGCAGCATTTATCTG GTGATATGTGGACAAGAGGAGACTTCAGAGGAAGAAGAACATTCAGACAGCAAAACTCAACAGAGACCCAGAGTGCAGAAGAAGAAGGGCTTAGCCTCCGCTAAGTCCCGGGCAACGCCCATCCCGCTTCAGAATGCCACAATCCTGGACCTGCTCTCCAGCACCCCGGAGCTGTGGGACGTACTGGAGAGTCTCTCTCAGCAGGGTCAGGCACCACACTCCAGGATCCGTCGCCGACCCATTGTAAAGACTTCCAAGATTAAGAAAATGTTTGGCTGGGGAGATTTTTACTCGAACATAAAAACAGTAAAACTTAACCTGCTGATCACGGGGAAGGTGGTTGATCATGGCAATGGCACTTTCAGCGTGTTCTTCCGGCACAACTCCACCGGTCTGGGCAACGTGTCAGTCAGCTTGGTCCCTCCAACCAAGATGCTGGAGTTTAACCTCGAGCAGCAAATATACATTGAGGCCAAGGAATCAAAAGTCTTTAACTGCAGGGTGGAGTATGAAAAGGTAGAGCGAGCCACCAAGACAGGGCTTTGCACCTATGACCCATTCAAGATATGCTACCATGAGCATACGCAGACTCATGTCTCGTGGACCTGCTCCAAACCTTTCACAGTTGTCTGCATTTACATCTCCTTCTATACCATAGACTATAGGCTGGTCCAGAAAGTGTGTCCTGACTACAATTACCACAGCGACGGACCTTACTATCCTTCTGGCTAA